Proteins encoded by one window of Fusarium graminearum PH-1 chromosome 1, whole genome shotgun sequence:
- a CDS encoding tubulin alpha chain, producing the protein MKGEILHLHLGQAGTQLGNSAWELYLLEHGLGPDGRPDPNAPDIGDPGSFETFFTETNSGKYVPRSLFVDLDPSPIDEIRTGEYRNLFHPELLVSGKEDAANNYARGHYTIGKEMVDNVMDRIRRVADNCQSLQGFLIFHSFGGGTGSGFGALLLERLSTEYGKKSKLEFAVYPAPRTSTAVVEPYNAVLSTHSTIENSDCTFLVDNEAVYDICRRNLDIPRPSYEHLNRLIAQVVSSITSSLRFDGALNVDLNEFQTNLVPYPRIHYPLISYAPVISANKSEHESFKVQELTFQCFEPNNQMVVCDPRNGKYMAVALLYRGDCVPRDCNAAIASLKAKASFNLVEWCPTGFKLGINYQKPMAVPAPAEAGGLAPVKRSVSMLSNTTAIAEAWSRLDYKFDLMHSKRAFVHWYVGEGMEEGEFTEAREDLAALEKDYEEVAADSFEPEEELEY; encoded by the exons ATGAAGGGCGAG ATTCTTCACCTCCACCTGGGCCAGGCCGGTACCCAGCTCGGTAACTCTGCTTGGGAGCT CTACCTTCTCGAGCACGGCCTCGGTCCCGACGGTCGACCTGACCCCAATGCTCCCGATATTGGTGACCCCGGTTCTTTCGAGACCTTCTTCACCGAGACCAACAGCGGAAAGTATGTTCCTCGATCTCTGTTCGTCGATCTCGATCCCTCGCCAATCGACGAGATCCGAACCGGTGAATACCGCAACCTGTTCCACCCCGAGCTGTTGGTCAGTGGTAAGGAGGATGCCGCCAACAACTATGCCCGTGGTCACTACACCATTGGCAAGGAGATGGTCGACAATGTCATGGACCGAATTCGTCGTGTTGCCG ACAACTGCCAGTCTCTCCAGGGTTTCCTGATCTTCCACTCTTTCGGTGGTGGTACCGGTTCTGGTTTCGGTGCTCTCCTCCTTGAGCGTCTCTCTACCGAGTACGGcaagaagtccaagctcGAGTTTGCTGTCTACCCTGCTCCCCGAACATCGACTGCCGTTGTTGAGCCTTACAACGCTGTCCTGTCTACCCACAGCACCATTGAGAACTCCGACTGTACTTTCCTTGTCGACAACGAGGCTGTCTATGATATCTGCCGTCGCAACCTCGACATTCCTCGACCCTCATATGAGCACCTCAACCGTCTCATCGCCCAGGTTGTCAGCTCCATCACCTCGTCTCTCCGATTCGACGGTGCCCTCAACGTCGATCTCAACGAGTTCCAGACCAACCTGGTTCCCTACCCCCGAATCCACTACCCTCTCATCAGCTACGCTCCTGTCATTTCTGCCAACAAGAGCGAGCACGAGAGCTTCAAGGTTCAGGAGCTTACCTTCCAGT GCTTTGAGCCCAACAACCAGATGGTCGTCTGTGACCCCCGAAACGGCAAGTACATGGCTGTCGCTCTTCTGTACCGTGGTGATTGTGTTCCTCGCGACTGCAATGCCGCTATCGCCTccctcaaggccaaggcctcATTCAACCTCGTTGAGTGGTGCCCCACTGGTTTCAAGCTCGGAATCAACTACCAAAAGCCCATGGCTGTCCCTGCTcctgctgaggctggtggTCTTGCTCCCGTCAAGCGATCCGTCTCTATGCTttccaacaccaccgccatCGCTGAGGCCTGGTCGCGTCTTGACTACAAGTTCGACCTTATGCACAGCAAGCGTGCTTTCGTCCACTGGTACGTTGGCGAGGGTATGGAGGAAGGAGAGTTCACCGAGGCCCGAGAGGATCTAGCTGCTCTGGAGAAGGATTACGAAGAGGTTGCTGCCGACTCCTTCGAGCCCGAAGAGGAACTCGAGTACTAG
- a CDS encoding nucleolar protein 12, protein MAKGSKGLRASSKAVDPTLDALFASSAGPVQAPAKSKYSTLLDQKVREPAKPKVHLEEDDEVLSEISEELSFEEDGPSDEDEDEDEDEENSEQEDGSGDEQEEEESEDVDETMKDAPVELDDIIDATEDKSNKERKRKRKNDNDDLEGKYLDKVAAEEEADRAGKRQKNDALTKTEKPAVDEEDAGNESDIPVHETLVKDSKASDLDKAARTVFLANVSTEAISSKSAKKTLMAHLSSVLEKDATPPQTIESLRFRSVAFAGGSLPKRAAYITKSLMDSTTKSANAYVVYSTTAAARTAATKLNGTQVLDRHLRVDSVAHPSPTDHRRCVFVGNLGFVDDETVLNTNAEGDTTEKKKNKTPSDIEEGLWRTFSTQGKVENVRVVRDSKTRVGKGFAYVQFYDANDVEAALLLDGKKFPPMLPRKLRVTRAKDPRKTALAQERARGKHISTNGPKSTKYKHKATPEEQSMAGRTSKLLGRSAAVQQRHKKRPSAHGESREAEGQPAGIKGPEQFVFEGRRASARDGLPKDLKQKKGKGKKSGRPQNHGTKRASEWKKKKN, encoded by the exons ATGGCGAAAGG TTCAAAAGGCCTGAGAGCCTCTTCCAAGGCGGTAGACCCCACCCTCGATGCTCTTTTTGCGTCCAGT GCCGGCCCTGTCCAAGCTCCCGCCAAGTCAAAATACTCGACACTCTTAGACCAAAAGGTCCGAGAACctgccaagcccaaggtgcaccttgaggaggatgatgaggtcCTTTCCGAGATCAGCGAGGAGCTAAGTTTCGAAGAAGACGGCCCTtctgatgaggacgaggacgaggacgaggacgaggaaaattcagagcaagaagatggaagcgGAGACGaacaggaggaggaggagagtgAGGATGTGGACGAAACCATGAAGGATGCGCCTGTCGAACTCGACGACATCATTGATGCGACAGAAGACAAGTCAAACAAGGAGCGAAAACGAAAGCGCAAgaacgacaacgacgaccTTGAGGGAAAATACCTTGACAAAGTGGctgcagaggaagaagctgatcGCGCCGGCAAGCGACAGAAGAACGACGCTCTGACAAAGACTGAAAAGCCTGctgtcgatgaagaagatgctggtaACGAAAGCGATATTCCTGTCCATGAGACACTCGTCAAGGACAGTAAAGCATCGGACTTGGACAAGGCGGCCCGAACAGTTTTCCTTGCCAATGTGTCCACAGAAGCAATCAGCTCCAAGTCCGCCAAGAAGACACTGATGGCTCATCTCTCATCCGTCTTGGAAAAAGATGCTACTCCCCCGCAAACCATCGAGTCACTGCGCTTCCGTTCCGTTGCGTTTGCGGGCGGTTCTCTGCCTAAGCGCGCAGCTTACATCACAAAGAGCTTGATGGATTCCACAACCAAATCAGCCAACGCATACGTCGTGTACTCGACCACTGCGGCAGCCCGTACAGCCGccaccaagctcaacggtACCCAAGTGCTCGACCGTCATCTCAGAGTTGACAGTGTTGCTCACCCCAGTCCCACTGATCATCGCCGATGTGTGTTTGTTGGCAACTTGGGATTTGTTGATGACGAGACCGTCTTGAACACCAACGCTGAGGGAGATACtacagagaagaagaagaacaagactcCCTCCGATATTGAGGAAGGTCTTTGGCGAACTTTCAGCACTCAGGGCAAGGTGGAGAATGTCCGGGTTGTTCGGGACTCAAAGACGCGTGTAGGCAAGGGTTTTGCCTATGTCCAGTTTTAT GACGCCAACGATGTTGAGGCTGCCCTGCTCCTTGACGGCAAGAAGTTCCCTCCCATGTTGCCACGCAAGTTGCGAGTAACTCGTGCCAAGGATCCTCGCAAGACAGCTCTCGCCCAAGAGCGAGCCAGGGGCAAGCACATTTCAACTAACGGCCCCAAGAGTACCAAATATAAGCACAAGGCCACTCCTGAGGAGCAGTCCATGGCTGGCCGCACAagcaagcttcttggtcGTTCGGCCGCCGTGCAGCAACGCCACAAGAAGCGCCCCTCAGCACATGGTGAGAGCCGTGAAGCTGAGGGCCAGCCTGCAGGTATCAAGGGCCCAGAACAGTTTGTTTTCGAGGGTCGTCGTGCTTCAGCAAGAGATGGCCTACCCAAGGATCTCAAacagaagaagggcaagggtaaGAAGTCAGGCCGACCTCAGAACCATGGCACAAAGAGAGCGTCCGagtggaagaaaaagaagaactgA